The Candidatus Liberimonas magnetica genome includes a window with the following:
- a CDS encoding T9SS type A sorting domain-containing protein, whose translation MSDERMLKKLKKIITNIKGLWGTAVIDSSMTAKQSVSVCSKIASPAKRGRNDGNVNKPKAYRFKISFVVALLSLLSLYLIDGYAKHFVYIAQKNGRNTPIKISDHPLPVSFTIGDAMSFVASVNLVPVTVAHDPLQQISPFNRMVCIKASASNDYPLSHVNIYYSTDKDTEISTQTIIASYRTDYFVFTTTMTIENSSAQYFYYRMEAVSTNGKHGYWPNTAGNYAEVIKGKFSDIILKTVDFSAMQYLFCKVPISSENTSTITNKGGTAYLFTGNPYTGITSIEVPDGAIDSSINLKITELVPSTLADGSPPAVSQKPVYAYSFEPEGLVFKKPAKISLAFEDSNDNDYVDGTSYPDTSLRMFWWDGVAWRYMGGDVDTTRDVVSYDRITHFSMYALFPVASALSSDDYRPKERIITPATVDTKNDYINFSALASDDVVNIYDITGKRIRQLSGNANLAWDGKDENGKLVESGLYIYQIKKGKDIISGTVVVAK comes from the coding sequence ATGAGTGATGAAAGAATGCTGAAAAAGCTAAAAAAGATTATCACCAATATAAAAGGTTTATGGGGCACGGCTGTTATTGATAGCAGCATGACTGCGAAGCAGTCTGTTTCAGTTTGCAGCAAGATTGCTTCTCCGGCTAAACGGGGCCGCAATGACGGCAATGTTAACAAGCCTAAAGCTTATCGGTTTAAAATCTCTTTTGTTGTGGCTTTATTAAGCTTGCTTTCGTTATACCTGATCGACGGCTATGCTAAGCATTTTGTTTATATAGCTCAAAAAAATGGACGTAATACACCGATAAAAATATCTGACCATCCCTTGCCGGTTTCTTTTACTATCGGAGACGCTATGTCTTTTGTAGCTTCGGTTAATCTGGTCCCTGTTACTGTTGCCCATGACCCCCTGCAGCAAATCTCTCCGTTTAATAGAATGGTTTGCATAAAGGCGAGTGCTTCCAACGATTACCCTCTCTCCCATGTAAATATTTATTATTCCACGGATAAAGATACCGAAATTTCTACGCAAACCATTATAGCTTCCTATCGTACGGATTATTTTGTTTTTACGACTACAATGACTATAGAAAACAGCAGCGCTCAATATTTTTACTACCGTATGGAAGCTGTCAGTACCAACGGCAAACACGGTTATTGGCCAAATACAGCCGGGAATTATGCTGAAGTAATAAAAGGCAAATTTAGTGATATCATTTTAAAGACCGTAGATTTTAGTGCCATGCAGTACCTCTTTTGTAAAGTTCCTATAAGCTCTGAAAATACCTCAACTATTACAAATAAAGGAGGCACGGCATATCTTTTTACAGGGAATCCTTATACGGGCATTACTTCAATTGAGGTTCCTGATGGAGCAATAGATTCAAGCATAAATCTTAAAATAACCGAGCTTGTCCCTTCAACACTTGCTGACGGCAGCCCACCTGCGGTTTCACAAAAACCGGTGTATGCTTATAGTTTTGAACCGGAAGGGCTTGTATTTAAAAAACCTGCAAAAATATCCCTGGCCTTTGAAGATTCAAATGATAATGACTATGTTGACGGAACAAGTTATCCTGATACAAGCCTTAGGATGTTTTGGTGGGATGGCGTGGCCTGGAGATACATGGGCGGTGATGTTGACACAACCAGGGACGTGGTTTCCTATGACAGGATTACACATTTTAGCATGTATGCGCTTTTTCCTGTAGCTAGCGCACTCTCCAGCGATGATTACAGGCCTAAAGAAAGAATAATAACGCCGGCAACTGTTGACACAAAGAATGATTATATTAACTTTAGCGCACTAGCCAGCGACGACGTCGTAAATATTTATGATATCACGGGAAAAAGGATAAGGCAGCTGTCGGGAAATGCAAACCTTGCCTGGGATGGAAAAGATGAAAATGGAAAACTAGTTGAGAGCGGTTTATACATCTATCAGATCAAAAAAGGAAAGGATATCATAAGCGGCACTGTGGTTGTGGCGAAATAA